One window from the genome of Echinicola vietnamensis DSM 17526 encodes:
- a CDS encoding TonB-dependent receptor family protein: MKRLPYCLFLFLLSAFPLALMGQTSLTLIDAESGEAIPSAIANLDNGTKHISDERGQISLDLAEKTNALFTHISYEPFRGIIIPDSAATIKLIKKTNSLSAVTVTSFESERGLMEQAAAVSKVDQAELYRFNETAIVHALNTKPGIRLEQRAPGSYRVSIRGSSLRAPFGVRNVKIYWDGIPFTAPDGTTALNLLDLTNIQGAEIIKGPAGSIYGAGNGGVISFTPGSVTQNKAEVSTMGGSYGLLKYRVGVDQMLESGSLSASYVTQQSDGYRDHSALDRSVFQLQGRFEPSDHQRLTTQLLYADLFYEIPGGLTADQVAENPRQARPGAAEQNASIKQKTLYGTLSHHYEFNDHWSNHTTLYLQTTDFENPFNLDYKRETQYGYGARTRFTLDDQWGAFPVRVLFGGEYQFANTSAQNFGNRNGQADTIRFADDLITTQGFLFQQIEINWTSSLLMTIGLSENFSRYDITRTVDASPSGNPYAAARTFDPVVVPRIGLSGQLTANAAVYGSISSGFSPPTIDEVRTNEGSINLDLQAEKGINYEIGYRGEYLNGKVQLDASAFFFQLDETITTYTNSQGVVLFRNAGATDQKGIEAQLDYYLLQHPMGFIQELKLGHSYSFHHFRFKDYVNDGEDFSGNALTGVPPHNLVNKLDLISRNGLYLNVTYQWVDEIPLTDDNTVMQDPYQLMNARLGWRKNFGSAWQVELFGGVDNLLNEQYSLGNDLNAYGGRYFQPAAARNYYGGVKVKMRY, encoded by the coding sequence ATGAAACGCTTACCCTATTGCCTATTCCTATTTTTGCTAAGTGCTTTTCCCCTAGCCTTAATGGGCCAAACGTCCCTTACGCTTATCGATGCGGAAAGTGGCGAAGCCATCCCTTCGGCAATCGCCAACTTGGATAATGGAACCAAACACATCTCGGATGAAAGGGGGCAGATCTCACTGGATTTGGCCGAGAAAACCAATGCCTTGTTTACGCATATTTCCTACGAGCCCTTTCGGGGCATCATTATTCCAGACAGTGCTGCCACCATCAAGTTGATCAAAAAGACCAACAGCCTATCAGCGGTCACCGTCACCTCCTTCGAATCAGAACGGGGATTGATGGAACAGGCGGCGGCTGTCAGCAAAGTGGACCAAGCCGAACTATACCGCTTTAATGAAACTGCCATCGTCCATGCATTGAACACCAAGCCTGGCATTCGTCTGGAACAGCGGGCTCCCGGCAGCTATCGCGTTTCCATTCGAGGTAGTTCGCTGAGGGCACCATTTGGCGTTCGCAATGTAAAAATCTACTGGGATGGAATTCCCTTTACCGCACCCGATGGCACGACGGCCCTAAATCTCCTGGACCTTACCAACATCCAGGGCGCTGAGATCATCAAAGGCCCCGCAGGAAGCATCTATGGCGCTGGAAATGGCGGGGTGATTTCCTTTACTCCTGGAAGTGTCACCCAAAATAAAGCGGAAGTTTCCACCATGGGTGGGAGCTACGGCCTGCTAAAATACCGGGTCGGGGTGGACCAAATGCTGGAAAGCGGAAGCCTTTCGGCCAGCTATGTAACACAACAATCAGACGGATATCGGGATCACAGTGCGCTGGACAGGAGCGTGTTTCAGCTGCAGGGAAGGTTTGAGCCATCCGACCACCAACGCCTTACCACACAGCTCCTTTACGCGGATCTGTTTTATGAAATTCCCGGAGGGTTGACAGCAGACCAAGTGGCCGAAAATCCACGACAAGCCCGACCGGGTGCTGCAGAACAAAATGCTTCTATCAAGCAAAAAACCCTTTATGGCACCCTCTCCCATCATTATGAATTTAACGATCACTGGAGCAATCACACCACCTTATACCTTCAGACCACTGACTTCGAAAATCCCTTCAACTTGGATTACAAAAGGGAAACCCAATACGGGTATGGTGCCAGGACCCGGTTTACGCTGGATGACCAGTGGGGTGCATTCCCGGTGCGGGTACTTTTTGGTGGAGAATATCAATTTGCCAATACCAGTGCACAGAACTTTGGCAATCGCAATGGCCAAGCGGACACGATCCGGTTTGCGGATGACCTGATCACCACACAGGGCTTCCTTTTTCAGCAAATTGAGATCAATTGGACGAGTTCCTTGCTGATGACAATTGGTCTAAGTGAAAACTTTTCCCGCTACGATATCACCAGAACGGTAGATGCCAGCCCATCAGGCAATCCGTATGCGGCCGCACGGACATTTGATCCAGTGGTGGTGCCGAGAATCGGGCTGTCTGGGCAGCTGACGGCCAATGCTGCGGTATACGGCAGCATCAGTTCGGGCTTTTCGCCACCTACCATCGATGAAGTCCGCACCAATGAAGGCAGCATCAACCTCGACCTGCAAGCAGAAAAGGGAATCAATTATGAAATTGGCTACCGTGGGGAATACTTGAACGGCAAGGTACAGTTGGATGCCAGTGCCTTTTTCTTCCAGCTGGACGAGACCATCACCACTTATACCAATTCCCAAGGAGTGGTCTTGTTCCGCAATGCCGGCGCCACTGATCAGAAAGGCATCGAGGCGCAGCTGGACTATTACCTGCTCCAGCATCCCATGGGCTTTATCCAAGAACTGAAGTTGGGCCATTCCTATTCCTTTCATCACTTTCGTTTCAAAGATTACGTCAATGATGGGGAAGATTTTTCCGGAAATGCCCTCACAGGGGTGCCCCCACACAATCTGGTCAATAAGTTAGACCTTATTTCCAGAAATGGCCTTTACCTGAATGTGACGTACCAGTGGGTAGATGAAATTCCACTGACCGATGACAACACCGTCATGCAAGATCCCTACCAGCTGATGAATGCTCGGCTGGGATGGCGCAAAAACTTCGGAAGTGCCTGGCAAGTGGAACTCTTCGGTGGGGTGGACAACCTGCTCAACGAACAATACAGCCTTGGAAATGACCTCAATGCCTATGGTGGGCGCTATTTTCAACCTGCTGCAGCCCGCAATTATTACGGAGGGGTAAAAGTAAAAATGAGGTACTAA
- a CDS encoding homogentisate 1,2-dioxygenase, whose translation MAFYHRLGEIPPKRHTQFRQPDGSLYKEELVSSKGFSGIYATLYHIHNPNRVTAMGQPFPFSWEIASDYGLQQTHLDTSAVAVTGADYLSARKILLRNHDVMMGICIPEHPQMDHYFKNADGDEVIFIHEGSGVLFSQFGRLAVKAGDYVVIPRTTIYRFEWEKGKVRLLIIEASNPIETVRRYRNDVGQLLEHSPYCERDIRVPDRLVVEEEKGDYLIQIKKNGHLYPYHYEHSPLDVVGWDGYLYPYALSIHDFEPITGRIHQPPPVHQTFQSAGFVICSFVPRLFDYHPQSIPAPYNHSNIDSDEVLYYVDGEFMSRKGIQKGSFTLHMGGLPHGPHPGMVEKSIGATKTEETAVMLDTFRPLQLTQEALQYVDKRYPMSWTE comes from the coding sequence ATGGCATTTTATCATCGACTAGGTGAAATCCCTCCAAAAAGACACACGCAATTTCGTCAACCGGACGGCAGCCTCTACAAGGAGGAACTTGTAAGCTCAAAAGGCTTTTCGGGTATTTATGCCACCCTGTACCATATCCACAACCCCAACCGGGTGACGGCGATGGGACAGCCCTTTCCCTTTTCATGGGAAATTGCAAGCGACTATGGCCTCCAACAAACGCACCTCGATACCTCAGCAGTGGCCGTGACGGGCGCAGATTACCTGAGTGCCCGCAAGATCCTGCTCAGAAATCACGATGTGATGATGGGAATCTGCATCCCTGAACATCCACAAATGGACCATTACTTCAAAAACGCCGATGGAGATGAAGTGATTTTTATTCATGAAGGTAGCGGAGTGCTTTTTTCACAGTTTGGCCGATTAGCCGTGAAGGCGGGTGATTATGTGGTAATTCCCAGGACCACCATTTACCGGTTTGAATGGGAAAAGGGAAAGGTTCGCCTCCTGATCATTGAGGCTTCCAATCCCATAGAAACTGTCCGCAGGTACCGAAATGATGTGGGGCAGCTGCTGGAGCATTCTCCCTATTGTGAGCGGGACATTCGTGTGCCGGATAGGTTGGTGGTGGAGGAAGAAAAGGGTGATTACCTCATTCAGATCAAAAAGAACGGGCATCTTTATCCGTATCATTACGAACATAGCCCTTTGGATGTAGTAGGCTGGGATGGTTATTTGTATCCATATGCCCTCAGCATTCACGATTTTGAGCCTATAACTGGCCGCATTCACCAGCCACCACCCGTGCACCAAACCTTCCAATCGGCAGGGTTTGTGATTTGCTCCTTTGTGCCCCGGCTATTTGATTATCACCCTCAATCCATTCCTGCCCCTTACAATCATTCCAATATAGATTCCGACGAGGTGCTGTATTACGTGGATGGGGAATTTATGAGCAGAAAGGGCATTCAAAAGGGATCCTTTACCCTTCACATGGGCGGCCTTCCGCATGGCCCACATCCAGGCATGGTGGAAAAGAGCATTGGTGCTACCAAGACCGAGGAAACTGCGGTGATGCTCGATACGTTTAGGCCCTTGCAGCTGACCCAAGAAGCCCTCCAATATGTGGATAAGCGTTATCCTATGAGTTGGACGGAGTGA
- a CDS encoding acyltransferase family protein — translation MPKQRILALDVFRGITIFAMILVNNPGSWSHVYAPLLHAKWHGCTPTDLIFPFFLFIVGVAIELSLGGQLKKGTPKGFLLRKSLIRALKLIGLGLLLTAIPYFDLAHLRFPGVLQRIGLVYFISTVMYLYWSPKALVFSSGILLIGYWLCMTFIPVPGIGPANLEPGTNLAAWIDQQVLTGHMWSQTKTWDPEGLFSTLPAIVTCLLGVACGKILTGNSSHKARLTKWGIAGVTLVFGGLAWSLFFPLNKALWTSSFVLYTAGWAFLGLAACYWILDVKGWKKWSLPFVIYGMNAITVFFLSGVIAKLFGLIKVNWEGTRVSLKLFLQEALFNGWLAPKDASLCGAILMMIILFIPAYFMWKRNIIIKV, via the coding sequence ATGCCCAAACAGCGGATTCTAGCCCTCGACGTCTTTCGGGGAATCACCATATTTGCCATGATCCTGGTCAATAATCCCGGCTCATGGTCACATGTTTATGCGCCCTTGTTACACGCCAAATGGCACGGCTGTACTCCCACAGACCTGATATTTCCTTTTTTCTTGTTTATCGTCGGAGTGGCCATAGAACTCTCGCTTGGGGGCCAACTAAAAAAAGGGACTCCAAAAGGTTTCCTGCTCAGGAAGTCATTGATCAGGGCACTGAAGTTAATCGGCTTGGGCTTACTGCTGACAGCCATTCCCTATTTTGACTTGGCACATCTTCGGTTTCCCGGAGTCCTTCAGCGAATTGGCCTGGTGTATTTTATCAGTACGGTGATGTATTTGTATTGGTCGCCAAAGGCATTGGTATTTTCCTCTGGCATCCTTCTGATCGGCTATTGGCTATGCATGACCTTTATTCCGGTACCGGGCATAGGTCCTGCCAACCTTGAACCGGGCACCAACCTCGCGGCATGGATAGACCAACAGGTACTTACCGGGCACATGTGGTCCCAGACCAAAACGTGGGATCCGGAAGGCTTGTTTTCTACGTTACCTGCCATTGTCACTTGCCTGCTGGGAGTGGCTTGTGGAAAGATCCTCACCGGAAATTCTTCCCACAAAGCGCGCCTGACCAAATGGGGAATTGCCGGAGTGACCTTGGTCTTTGGGGGCCTCGCTTGGTCGCTGTTTTTCCCCTTGAACAAAGCCCTCTGGACCAGCTCCTTCGTGCTCTATACTGCTGGATGGGCATTTTTGGGATTGGCAGCTTGTTATTGGATCTTAGATGTCAAGGGCTGGAAAAAATGGTCCCTGCCTTTTGTTATTTATGGAATGAATGCCATCACGGTGTTTTTCCTGTCGGGTGTGATCGCCAAACTGTTTGGATTGATAAAAGTGAATTGGGAAGGAACACGCGTCAGTTTGAAGCTCTTCTTACAAGAAGCGCTTTTCAATGGATGGCTCGCGCCAAAAGATGCTTCTCTCTGTGGGGCTATTCTAATGATGATCATCCTGTTTATCCCTGCCTATTTTATGTGGAAAAGAAATATTATCATCAAGGTGTAG
- a CDS encoding M28 family peptidase: MPKIIVLMLFILSPLCVSGQRINRAQLMEDFQFLASDALEGRAPLTEGSKKAQKLIKSRFAALGLTSQYDDFTQLFSFGKGTKVENAANIVGFVPGTESDKIIVVTAHYDHLGKKDGKIYNGADDNASGTAALIAMATYFAENRPTHSMIFAALDAEEMGLQGAKALVRDFPFPLEQVILNINMDMISRSDKNEIYACGTHHYPQLKPILEEAAKGSKVTLKLGHDLPGSGHDDWTSASDHAPFHAKGIPFVYFGVEDHPDYHRDTDTFDKVNQDFYYHVVQLILNSVMDFDQEIN; the protein is encoded by the coding sequence ATGCCAAAAATCATCGTTTTGATGCTCTTTATCCTCAGCCCTTTGTGCGTTTCCGGCCAGCGGATCAATCGCGCCCAACTGATGGAGGATTTTCAATTCCTGGCTTCTGATGCCCTGGAAGGCCGGGCACCTTTGACCGAAGGCAGTAAGAAAGCGCAAAAGCTGATCAAAAGTCGGTTTGCTGCCCTTGGGCTGACCAGCCAATACGATGATTTTACCCAGCTCTTTAGCTTTGGGAAAGGAACAAAAGTAGAAAATGCCGCCAATATCGTGGGCTTTGTCCCTGGCACGGAATCGGATAAAATCATCGTGGTCACGGCTCACTACGACCATTTGGGCAAAAAGGACGGTAAAATCTATAACGGTGCAGATGACAATGCTTCCGGAACGGCGGCCTTGATAGCCATGGCCACTTATTTTGCAGAAAACCGCCCGACACATTCCATGATCTTTGCAGCCTTGGATGCAGAGGAGATGGGCCTCCAAGGCGCCAAAGCCTTGGTCCGTGATTTTCCGTTTCCACTGGAACAAGTCATCCTAAATATCAATATGGATATGATAAGTAGAAGTGATAAAAATGAGATTTATGCCTGTGGAACCCATCATTATCCACAGCTAAAACCCATTTTGGAAGAAGCAGCAAAAGGCTCCAAGGTAACACTTAAGCTTGGGCATGACCTCCCCGGATCGGGACATGACGACTGGACGAGTGCTTCTGACCATGCCCCCTTCCATGCAAAAGGCATCCCGTTTGTGTATTTTGGAGTGGAAGATCACCCTGATTACCACCGCGACACGGACACCTTCGATAAGGTAAACCAAGATTTCTATTATCACGTGGTCCAGTTGATCCTCAACAGCGTAATGGATTTTGATCAGGAGATAAATTAA
- a CDS encoding AAA family ATPase, giving the protein MPKQPKKIVVIGPESTGKSTLSEALAAHYGVPWVAEYAREYIEQLDREYRYEDLLEIAKGQINREEQKLKQAKSLLFCDTDLHVIHVWSEYKYHKTADWIMEQIAQRHYDLYLLTDIDIPWEEDPQREYPDPEMRRFFYDWYERLMSTANAPVVNISGNLDQRLSKAITAIQHHLGKGV; this is encoded by the coding sequence ATGCCAAAGCAGCCTAAAAAGATTGTCGTCATTGGTCCGGAATCTACCGGCAAGAGCACTCTTTCGGAGGCATTAGCGGCACATTATGGCGTGCCATGGGTTGCAGAATATGCGCGGGAATACATTGAGCAGCTGGACAGGGAATACCGGTACGAAGACCTCTTGGAAATAGCCAAAGGCCAAATCAACCGGGAAGAGCAAAAGTTAAAGCAAGCCAAGTCCTTGCTGTTTTGTGATACCGACCTCCACGTAATCCATGTTTGGAGTGAATACAAATACCACAAAACTGCCGATTGGATCATGGAGCAAATTGCACAGCGACACTATGATCTTTACCTGCTGACGGATATCGACATCCCTTGGGAAGAAGATCCACAGCGTGAATACCCCGATCCCGAAATGAGACGATTTTTCTACGATTGGTATGAGCGCTTGATGAGCACTGCCAATGCTCCCGTGGTCAACATCTCCGGTAACTTGGATCAGCGGCTCAGCAAAGCAATAACCGCCATCCAACATCACCTGGGCAAAGGGGTATGA
- the pnuC gene encoding nicotinamide riboside transporter PnuC, protein MDWQWIIDGFVAGLQQMTWLEAFAVVFGIASVFFSMKENIWVYPTGIISTLIYVWICLQVKLYADMGINAYYFSMSIYGWYVWTHPKPGNAVLPVTWLKWKGWISAILLLIVSYGILYLVLSTYTDSDVPYWDSFTTSSAFVGMYLMAKKKVENWIAWIITDLVSVPLYFYKGLVLTSFQFLFFTVLAVIGLIAWIKSAKAYAKAA, encoded by the coding sequence ATGGATTGGCAATGGATTATCGATGGTTTTGTCGCAGGGCTTCAGCAAATGACTTGGCTAGAGGCATTTGCAGTGGTTTTTGGCATTGCCAGTGTCTTTTTTTCCATGAAAGAAAATATTTGGGTCTATCCCACAGGCATTATCAGCACGTTGATTTATGTGTGGATTTGTTTGCAGGTGAAGCTTTATGCCGACATGGGCATCAATGCCTATTACTTTTCCATGTCCATTTATGGCTGGTACGTTTGGACCCACCCTAAGCCCGGAAACGCCGTATTGCCGGTCACCTGGCTCAAATGGAAAGGCTGGATCTCCGCCATACTGCTATTGATCGTTTCCTATGGCATCCTCTACCTTGTCCTTTCCACTTATACCGACAGTGATGTGCCGTATTGGGATTCGTTTACGACATCCTCTGCGTTCGTCGGCATGTACCTGATGGCCAAAAAGAAAGTGGAAAACTGGATTGCTTGGATCATTACGGACTTGGTGTCTGTACCCCTCTATTTTTACAAAGGACTGGTGCTTACCTCGTTTCAATTTTTGTTTTTTACGGTACTGGCCGTTATTGGCCTAATCGCGTGGATTAAATCAGCAAAAGCCTATGCCAAAGCAGCCTAA
- the guaB gene encoding IMP dehydrogenase, which produces MNLNTDKFLFEALTYDDVLLVPGYSEVLPRDTNTSTQLTKKIRLNIPLVSAAMDTVTEAELAIAIALEGGLGFVHKNMTIDQQAAQVRKVKRSQSGMILDPITLQVDAKVKDAEAIMREYHIGGIPVVDKDRNLKGIITNRDLRFIKDQQKPVKEIMTVQNLITAKAGITLEQAEEILQEHKIEKLPIVDEENRLTGLITYKDILKRKDKPNACKDEYGRLRVGAAVGVTADIVERVQALKDAGVDVVSIDTAHGHSKGVIDTCKKIKETFPDLEVIVGNIATPEAALALAEAGADAVKVGVGPGSICTTRVIAGVGVPQLSAVFECAKALKGSGVPVIADGGIRYSGDLVKAVAAGASSIMIGSLLAGTEEAPGEMIIYQGRKFKTYRGMGSLEAMESGSKDRYFQDAEDNIKKLVPEGIVGRVAFKGLVSEVLYQLVGGLQAGMGYCGTSTVEDLQENGKFVKITAAGVHESHPHDINVTREAPNYSLKG; this is translated from the coding sequence ATGAATCTAAACACCGATAAATTCCTCTTTGAAGCACTTACCTACGATGATGTGCTTCTGGTGCCGGGATACTCAGAAGTATTGCCGCGAGACACCAACACTTCCACTCAACTTACCAAAAAAATCCGGCTGAACATTCCCTTGGTTTCTGCAGCTATGGATACCGTCACTGAAGCGGAGCTGGCCATTGCCATTGCGCTGGAAGGTGGATTGGGTTTTGTCCATAAAAACATGACCATCGATCAGCAAGCCGCTCAGGTGCGCAAGGTGAAGCGTTCCCAAAGTGGGATGATTTTGGACCCAATTACCCTGCAAGTGGATGCCAAAGTAAAAGACGCTGAGGCCATCATGCGGGAGTACCATATTGGTGGCATCCCTGTGGTGGACAAGGATAGAAACCTGAAAGGTATCATTACCAACAGGGACTTGCGTTTTATCAAGGACCAACAAAAGCCTGTAAAGGAGATCATGACGGTGCAAAACCTGATCACTGCCAAAGCTGGCATCACCCTAGAACAGGCTGAGGAAATTCTCCAAGAGCACAAAATCGAAAAACTTCCCATTGTGGATGAGGAAAACAGGTTAACTGGCCTCATCACCTACAAGGATATCCTGAAAAGAAAGGATAAACCGAATGCCTGTAAAGATGAATACGGCAGGTTAAGAGTGGGTGCAGCAGTGGGCGTTACCGCAGATATTGTAGAGCGTGTCCAGGCCCTTAAGGACGCAGGTGTGGACGTGGTATCGATCGATACTGCCCATGGCCACTCCAAAGGCGTAATCGATACGTGCAAAAAAATAAAAGAAACCTTCCCAGACTTGGAAGTAATCGTTGGGAACATCGCTACTCCGGAAGCAGCACTTGCCCTGGCCGAGGCTGGAGCCGATGCCGTGAAAGTAGGTGTGGGCCCAGGAAGTATCTGTACCACGAGGGTCATTGCCGGTGTAGGCGTACCTCAGCTGTCCGCGGTCTTTGAATGTGCCAAAGCGCTAAAAGGTTCTGGTGTACCGGTCATTGCCGATGGTGGAATCCGCTATTCCGGTGATTTGGTAAAAGCAGTTGCTGCAGGTGCCAGCTCCATCATGATCGGATCATTGCTGGCTGGAACCGAAGAAGCACCCGGTGAAATGATCATTTACCAAGGTCGTAAGTTCAAAACCTATCGGGGCATGGGCTCTTTGGAAGCCATGGAATCAGGTTCCAAAGACCGCTATTTCCAAGATGCCGAAGACAATATCAAAAAGCTGGTTCCCGAAGGCATCGTAGGCCGGGTAGCCTTCAAAGGACTCGTATCCGAAGTGCTTTATCAGCTAGTCGGTGGTCTCCAAGCAGGTATGGGCTATTGTGGCACCAGCACGGTGGAAGACTTACAGGAAAATGGCAAATTCGTAAAAATCACTGCTGCAGGTGTGCATGAATCCCATCCTCACGACATCAATGTCACCCGAGAAGCTCCAAACTACAGCTTGAAAGGATAA
- a CDS encoding AEC family transporter translates to MTNLILVILCLTIGILLQRVKEMPDNAPKTLNTYLIYIVLPALALLHIPETALSFELLLPVLTAWISFGLSWLIFGTLGRKFSWSKTTTGCLIIVPGLANTSFIGFPIIEALYGSEGLKIALLVDQAGSFIIVSSIAIIVASIYGHGKQRKRDVTKKILTFPPFLFFLIAIAMNIDQVTLTGIPHEILKAFAATLTPIALIAVGLQVKINAQTLSLKALWYGLGYKLILMPVLIFISYRWIFNPDDILYKVSVMETAMAPMITGSIIAINHDLNPKLASLLVGIGIPLSFGTLLGWYYLVG, encoded by the coding sequence ATGACCAACCTAATCCTCGTCATTCTTTGCCTCACCATCGGAATACTGCTCCAACGGGTCAAGGAAATGCCCGATAATGCCCCAAAGACCTTAAATACCTACCTTATTTATATTGTACTTCCGGCGCTGGCATTGCTTCATATTCCGGAGACGGCGCTCTCCTTTGAGCTGTTGCTGCCCGTCCTGACCGCTTGGATAAGTTTTGGGCTTTCTTGGCTGATTTTTGGAACCTTGGGCCGGAAGTTTTCCTGGAGCAAAACCACCACGGGATGTCTCATCATCGTCCCCGGACTGGCCAACACCTCATTTATCGGCTTTCCCATCATCGAAGCCCTTTATGGATCAGAAGGGCTAAAGATCGCTTTACTCGTAGACCAAGCAGGTTCATTTATCATCGTGAGCAGCATCGCCATCATTGTGGCATCCATCTACGGTCATGGTAAGCAGCGCAAGCGGGACGTTACCAAAAAAATACTGACCTTTCCGCCCTTCTTGTTTTTCTTGATCGCTATTGCCATGAATATCGACCAAGTAACACTAACGGGAATTCCTCATGAAATTCTGAAAGCATTTGCCGCCACCCTTACCCCCATTGCCCTGATTGCCGTAGGCCTTCAAGTAAAGATCAACGCCCAGACCCTTTCCTTGAAAGCCCTTTGGTATGGCTTAGGCTATAAATTGATCCTTATGCCGGTATTGATTTTCATATCCTACCGCTGGATCTTTAACCCTGATGATATACTCTATAAAGTCAGCGTCATGGAAACCGCCATGGCTCCCATGATTACGGGCTCCATCATCGCCATTAACCACGACCTCAACCCCAAACTGGCCTCATTACTGGTCGGAATCGGGATTCCGCTTTCCTTTGGGACGTTACTGGGTTGGTACTATTTGGTAGGATGA